One window of uncultured Methanoregula sp. genomic DNA carries:
- a CDS encoding dihydroneopterin aldolase family protein: protein MQTDRETAIFEAGIKLGALYHQWVGTPISWRSAASVETAIEQAVILQPFVEEITVRLNRDLMTENTFGYSELSGLMFDAEIITRVGFSYCRARLSPCEGYPLMQVVECHEIPAVSRN, encoded by the coding sequence ATGCAAACCGACCGGGAAACAGCCATCTTTGAAGCAGGGATCAAGCTGGGAGCGCTCTACCACCAGTGGGTGGGAACACCAATCTCATGGCGATCCGCTGCAAGTGTTGAGACTGCAATTGAACAGGCGGTCATCCTGCAGCCGTTCGTGGAAGAGATAACAGTACGGCTGAACCGGGACCTTATGACGGAGAACACGTTCGGGTACAGCGAACTTTCCGGCCTGATGTTCGATGCGGAGATCATCACCCGCGTCGGGTTCTCGTATTGCCGGGCCCGCCTTTCCCCGTGCGAAGGCTACCCGCTCATGCAGGTCGTGGAGTGCCATGAAATCCCCGCAGTTTCCCGTAACTGA
- a CDS encoding minichromosome maintenance protein MCM, translated as MDNTADLHDSDKTGDWSRLLKQKYKRELGEISREYPHKRSLYIDYRDIEKFGKVGIGLADELLENPGKVIEDVLEAIKANQLIRTKDGNEPKGINIRFTNLPKKTAIRNIRSEDINTFVSVEGILRKTTEVRPRIVEAVFRCPAGHFTKKEQKYGKFIDPDGCATDGCTFKKIELIPKRSKFVDSQKLRIQESPEGLRGGEQPQTLDVDVTDDLSGKVSPGDRIIINGILRSMQRVIKGEKSTVFDIFLECNSIEVAEKEFEEVEIDEKAEDEIRRLSQDPMIYRMITHSIAPTIYGGEDVKQAIALQLFGGISKEMPDGSRLRGDIHVLLIGDPGIAKSQLLRYVVKLSPRAIYTSGQSSTAAGLTATAVKDEFGEGRWTLEAGALVLADMGVAAVDEMDKMEKGDRSALHEAMEQQSISVAKAGITATLKSRCALLGAANPKYGRFDMFGDISDQINMPPSLLSRFDLIFIMTDQPEQKRDLAIAEHILKAHSTGELIAQHKKTPIPGVTDEYIAQQLKPVMPDIDPALFRKYVAYAKRSCFPMLSAEAKEAIVNYYLKLRGIAEPNKPVPVTARQLEALVRLAEASARIRLSDTIDHSDAERVIHIVDACLRQIAYDAKTGTFDIDKVVTGISKEKRDIVRVIKDAIRDIGGEGRRAGIDQVIDAVSSKGFARDKVREGIDMLLRHGEAMEPKSGIIQLI; from the coding sequence ATGGACAATACAGCCGATCTCCATGACAGTGACAAGACCGGGGACTGGAGCCGGCTCCTCAAACAGAAATATAAACGGGAACTGGGGGAGATCTCCCGTGAATATCCCCACAAGCGATCGCTCTATATCGATTACCGGGATATCGAGAAGTTCGGGAAAGTGGGTATCGGTCTTGCTGATGAGCTCCTCGAAAACCCCGGCAAGGTTATCGAGGATGTCCTGGAGGCGATCAAGGCCAACCAGCTTATCCGGACAAAGGATGGCAATGAACCCAAAGGCATCAACATCCGGTTCACGAATCTCCCGAAAAAGACCGCGATCCGCAATATCCGGTCGGAAGATATCAACACGTTTGTTTCCGTAGAAGGGATCCTCCGGAAGACGACCGAAGTCCGGCCCCGCATTGTCGAGGCAGTCTTCCGCTGTCCTGCCGGGCACTTCACCAAGAAGGAACAGAAATACGGGAAATTTATCGACCCGGACGGGTGTGCCACTGACGGATGTACGTTCAAAAAAATCGAACTCATCCCCAAGCGGTCGAAGTTTGTCGATTCCCAGAAACTCAGGATCCAGGAATCTCCCGAAGGCCTGCGGGGCGGGGAACAGCCCCAGACCCTCGATGTCGATGTTACCGATGACCTCTCGGGAAAGGTTTCGCCGGGAGACCGGATCATCATCAACGGTATCCTGCGGTCCATGCAGCGGGTGATCAAGGGCGAGAAGAGCACGGTCTTCGATATCTTCCTTGAATGCAATTCCATCGAGGTTGCAGAAAAGGAGTTCGAGGAAGTCGAGATTGACGAGAAAGCCGAAGACGAGATCCGGCGTCTCAGCCAGGACCCGATGATCTACCGGATGATCACGCACTCGATCGCCCCGACCATTTACGGGGGAGAGGATGTCAAGCAGGCGATCGCCCTGCAGCTTTTTGGCGGGATCTCAAAAGAGATGCCGGACGGGAGCCGGCTCAGGGGCGATATCCACGTCCTGCTCATCGGGGACCCGGGTATAGCCAAGAGCCAGCTGCTCCGGTACGTGGTGAAGCTCTCCCCGAGGGCTATCTACACGAGCGGCCAGTCTTCGACTGCGGCGGGTCTCACGGCAACTGCGGTCAAGGATGAATTCGGTGAAGGCCGCTGGACGCTTGAAGCGGGGGCGCTCGTCCTCGCTGACATGGGTGTCGCGGCGGTTGACGAGATGGACAAGATGGAGAAGGGAGACCGCTCCGCCCTCCACGAAGCCATGGAGCAGCAGTCGATCAGCGTGGCAAAGGCCGGGATCACGGCAACCCTCAAATCCCGGTGTGCGCTTCTCGGCGCGGCAAACCCGAAATACGGCAGGTTCGACATGTTCGGGGACATATCCGACCAGATCAACATGCCCCCGTCGCTTCTCTCCCGGTTCGATCTCATCTTTATCATGACCGACCAGCCGGAGCAGAAGCGGGACCTTGCTATTGCCGAACACATCCTCAAGGCCCACAGCACCGGGGAGCTGATCGCCCAGCACAAGAAGACCCCGATCCCCGGGGTTACGGACGAGTACATTGCCCAGCAGCTCAAACCCGTGATGCCAGATATCGACCCGGCTTTGTTCCGTAAGTACGTGGCCTATGCCAAGCGCTCGTGTTTCCCGATGCTCTCTGCCGAGGCAAAGGAAGCCATCGTGAACTACTACCTCAAGCTCAGGGGAATTGCCGAGCCCAACAAGCCCGTTCCCGTTACTGCACGTCAGCTCGAAGCACTTGTGCGGCTGGCGGAAGCCAGTGCCCGTATCCGGCTTTCGGATACGATCGACCACAGCGATGCAGAACGGGTCATCCATATCGTTGACGCGTGCCTGCGCCAGATAGCGTACGATGCCAAGACCGGCACATTCGATATCGACAAGGTTGTTACCGGCATCTCCAAAGAGAAGCGCGATATCGTGAGGGTAATCAAGGATGCCATCCGCGACATCGGGGGCGAAGGGCGGCGTGCCGGTATCGACCAGGTAATCGATGCGGTAAGCTCCAAAGGCTTTGCGCGGGATAAGGTCAGGGAAGGTATCGACATGCTGCTCCGGCACGGCGAAGCCATGGAGCCAAAATCCGGCATCATCCAGCTGATCTGA